A window from Salvia miltiorrhiza cultivar Shanhuang (shh) chromosome 2, IMPLAD_Smil_shh, whole genome shotgun sequence encodes these proteins:
- the LOC131008370 gene encoding uncharacterized protein LOC131008370 — MGKGYYTLKFRTLDDKKAAKANLVQELKDGQLRLREWVPKFNPYKEVSALEQVWVRIYYLPIELWHPEVIAAIGRYLGNPIKVDGCSGAGEVGHYARVLVELDMSLPLREGLRMDEGDSAFHVEFYYENLSLFCSRCKITGHSTDKCRKAKNWNQDRGNARVEGNRNGQLHEATAGNRFEVLENVNEAVNEECSGPDLLEKDQVQDSTVEGNHTVLAPEKEQTADGNALIEVTTSKDDQEVNPKNDRGERTQAAESSFNDKAGDTSDLKALTLENALKIQQLESLIVGLSAEEAQTVKRGRRRPPKEAGRGEQAIIADCSWQNTSFRVVIIHGANDPILRRDLWRDLLQFTDGNTVFIGDFNAIKGAHERLSSVIPARGPCLEFYDFINSTGFIEPATSGLFYTWSGRRFLPEHVESLLDRALVSNSFVDLWSGVSTQVLPRVTSDHSPVVLLCRPRAAQGKRSFRFLNMWIEHPDFLTVVRDSWEEAVNTPCPILTQELAVIQGHISAHGYNEDNFNEEVTKQAAITTILNRKNTHLQQMSRISWLKDGDRNMKFFHRMLRFRNSSSPIGHLHIGGVISYDQKAIEQHIIEHFTNLFSQDTRQNVEIVELEAIIDMQVTTEQNQDLTTIPSELEIAATVMGMEANSAPGPDGFSGIFFRHCWNIVKLDIIRAVRGFFLNSYLPRGCNANTLVLIPKTDMISSVSNLRPIILSNFFFKIISKILAVRLNKVAAVTVSQNQFGFISRRSIHDCIMLGSEGFNCMDRTNHGSNMACKIDIKKAFDTMCWDFIFKVLKVMGFQEKFIFWISLIFHSARISILYNGRLSGYFPCTRGVRQGDPLSPIIFGIAEDVLSHLIINCVTSRHLITMSFSRSMNFPTHLLYADDVLLFCKASRRNAKKIKHILEYYESISGQVCSLEKSRIYYAKGVTTPMKRGISQALGFTQGGDRVNYLGSPLFVGKPKASHLIGIKDRIVQKFSRWAGLNLSMVGRLCLVNSVIQSSIIHTMMVFRWPKSLLYDLDRSCRNFIWTGKTNLKPSCTVKWSRCCAIKEEGGLGIRSFTIMNKSYLMRMAWKLIKGEEFPHRLTRSRYLDKFGHAKKHVANSSVWVGLKHEVDGLVNLSFAEIGDGVNTLFWTDDWLGYRLCDRLSVPSYLHGLLTHSVADYYFDDCWHFSENFVLNFPEIVCDILILPMNSGPDTRFWKPSLSGNVTSALTFANSCHKFPKVSWGKWIWDAAIPVRRSLVCWRIIHGRIPTMDCLIRQGLVAPNACPICWNDAKTISHIFWECREVRQIWEVFLGWFGQSVLLNCLDITSFLALAWNVSFSSLLHRLWKVGIISLLWIIWQSRNNAIFDDKAFSRIGVLATLKTFFKETNGVSNLGCMSNDWTDYLIIRAVGVKSRCAPPPDYISVHWWPPDINWMKVNTDGSATGAPGLIAAGGVFRDHTAIVCGCFHIKGGSGFALEAELLAVVTAIAIARCRGWNRLWLEADSTYVVDLLTRRSLDVPWRFMACWKETLKRLTEMELRTSHIYREGNAAADLMAHPSRTEGWWPGVIGDIQEAVAMDMATHSHWRRV; from the exons ATGGGGAAAGGATATTACACGCTTAAATTCAGAACTTTGGATGATAAGAAGGCTGCGAAAGCAAACCTGGTTCAAGAGTTGAAGGATGGGCAGTTACGCCTTCGCGAGTGGGTTCCAAAATTCAACCCTTATAAGGAGGTTTCTGCCCTAGAACAAGTTTGGGTACGTATTTACTACTTACCCATTGAATTATGGCATCCGGAAGTTATTGCGGCAATTGGACGTTACCTGGGAAATCCGATAAAAGTGGATGGTTGCTCGGGGGCGGGTGAAGTAGGACACTACGCGCGCGTGTTGGTGGAGCTTGACATGTCTCTCCCTCTCAGGGAGGGACTTAGGATGGATGAAGGGGATAGTGCTTTTCATGTAGAATTTTACTATGAAAATCTTTCCCTCTTTTGCTCGCGTTGTAAGATCACAGGACACTCCACGGATAAATGTCGAAAAGCAAAGAACTGGAACCAGGATAGGGGGAATGCGAGAGTGGAGG GTAACAGAAACGGACAGCTGCATGAAGCTACTGCTGGCAACAGATTTGAGGTTCTGGAGAATGTCAATGAAGCTGTGAATGAGGAGTGCTCTGGGCCGGACCTCCTGGAAAAAGATCAAGTTCAAGATTCGACGGTGGAGGGAAATCATACTGTTTTGGCACCGGAGAAGGAACAGACGGCTGACGGGAACGCCCTCATTGAAGTTACCACTTCGAAGGACGATCAGGAAGTTAATCCTAAGAATGACAGAGGCGAGAGGACTCAGGCAGCTGAGTCTAGTTTTAATGATAAGGCGGGAGATACTTCGGATCTGAAAGCATTAACTTTGGAAAATGCTTTGAAAATTCAACAGCTAGAGTCGCTCATTGTCGGCCTCTCGGCGGAGGAAGCTCAAACTGTTAAACGTGGGCGTAGGAGACCGCCCAAAGAAGCAGGACGCGGAG AGCAGGCGATTATTGCAGATTGTTCCTGGCAGAATACTTCGTTTCGGGTGGTTATCATTCACGGAGCCAACGATCCGATTCTCAGAAGAGATCTTTGGAGAGATCTTTTGCAGTTCACTGATGGTAATACAGTGTTTATAGGAGACTTCAATGCCATCAAGGGCGCTCATGAGCGTCTGAGCTCCGTTATACCTGCTAGGGGACCTTGTTTGGagttttatgattttattaacTCTACGGGTTTCATCGAGCCGGCCACCTCTGGGTTGTTTTACACATGGTCTGGGCGACGGTTTCTTCCAGAACATGTTGAGTCTTTGCTTGATAGAGCTCTGGTCTCGAATTCTTTTGTCGATCTTTGGAGTGGCGTCAGCACGCAGGTGCTGCCCAGGGTAACTTCTGATCATTCCCCCGTGGTTCTGCTTTGCCGGCCGAGAGCAGCTCAGGGAAAGAGGTCATTCCGTTTTCTCAATATGTGGATCGAACACCCGGATTTCTTGACGGTGGTGCGAGATTCATGGGAAGAGGCGGTGAACACGCCGTGCCCGATTCTCACG CAGGAGCTTGCTGTTATTCAGGGCCATATTTCCGCGCATGGCTATAATGAGGATAATTTTAATGAGGAGGTCACGAAGCAGGCGGCCATTACAACCATTCTTAATCGCAAAAATACTCATTTACAGCAAATGAGCAGAATTTCTTGGTTGAAGGATGGAGACCGAAATATGAAGTTCTTTCACAGAATGCTCCGTTTCAGAAATTCCAGTTCGCCTATTGGGCATCTTCATATTGGAGGGGTTATTTCTTATGATCAGAAAGCCATCGAGCAACACATTATTGAGCATTTTACTAATCTCTTCTCTCAGGATACGAGGCAAAATgtggagattgtggagttggagGCTATTATTGATATGCAGGTTACTACTGAGCAGAATCAGGATCTCACGACGATTCCTTCTGAGCTGGAAATTGCAGCGACGGTCATGGGAATGGAAGCTAATAGCGCGCCCGGTCCGGATGGTTTCTCGGGTATTTTTTTCCGACATTGCTGGAACATTGTTAAGCTTGATATCATTAGAGCAGTTCGGGGGTTTTTCCTGAACTCTTATCTTCCCCGTGGATGCAATGCCAACACCCTGGTTTTAATCCCTAAAACCGACATGATCTCCTCGGTCTCTAATCTCAGGCCGATTATTTTatcgaatttcttcttcaagatTATCTCCAAAATCTTGGCGGTCAGATTAAATAAAGTTGCTGCGGTCACGGTCTCTCAAAATCAGTTCGGGTTCATTAGCAGGCGCTCCATTCATGACTGCATAATGCTTGGTTCCGAGGGGTTCAATTGTATGGACCGCACCAACCATGGCTCTAATATGGCCTGCAAAATCGACATCAAGAAAGCCTTTGACACGATGTGCTGGGATTTCATCTTCAAGGTCCTTAAAGTTATGGGTTTTCAGGAGAAGTTCATCTTTTGGATTTCCCTAATTTTTCATTCCGCCAGGATCTCCATTCTCTACAACGGTAGGCTCAGCGGCTATTTCCCCTGCACCCGTGGGGTCAGGCAAGGGGACCCGCTTTCTCCCATTATCTTTGGCATAGCTGAGGATGTGCTCAGTCATTTAATCATTAACTGCGTTACCTCGAGACATCTCATTACTATGAGTTTCAGTCGGAGCATGAATTTTCCTACTCATTTGCTTTATGCTGATGATGTGTTGCTTTTCTGTAAAGCTTCACGCCGCAATGCGAAGAAGATTAAACATATTCTAGAGTACTATGAATCGATTTCCGGCCAGGTTTGCAGTTTGGAAAAATCGCGGATTTACTACGCGAAGGGCGTTACCACTCCTATGAAAAGAGGCATTAGTCAAGCTTTGGGTTTCACGCAGGGTGGAGATAGGGTGAATTACTTAGGTTCTCCTCTTTTTGTTGGAAAACCGAAGGCGTCCCATTTGATTGGCATCAAGGATCGCATTGTGCAGAAGTTCTCGAGATGGGCGGGTCTTAATCTTTCTATGGTTGGTCGACTCTGTCTTGTAAATTCGGTTATTCAAAGTTCCATCATTCACACTATGATGGTCTTCCGTTGGCCAAAGTCCCTTCTTTATGATTTGGATCGCAGCTGCAGAAACTTTATCTGGACGGGGAAAACGAATTTAAAGCCGTCGTGCACTGTTAAATGGAGTAGATGTTGCGCTATTAAAGAAGAGGGAGGCCTTGGAATTCGCTCTTTTACTATAATGAATAAAAGTTATCTTATGCGGATGGCGTGGAAGCTCATTAAAGGGGAGGAGTTCCCACATCGGTTGACGAGGTCGAGATATCTGGATAAGTTTGGTCACGCCAAAAAACATGTGGCTAATTCTTCGGTCTGGGTTGGCTTGAAACATGAGGTGGACGGTCTGGTGAATCTTTCTTTTGCGGAGATTGGAGACGGCGTCAATACTTTATTTTGGACGGATGATTGGTTGGGCTATAGGCTGTGCGATCGGCTATCGGTTCCTTCATACCTCCATGGGCTTCTCACGCATTCGGTGGCAGATTACTACTTCGATGATTGTTGgcatttttctgaaaattttgtgCTGAACTTCCCTGAGATTGTTTGTGATATTCTTATTCTCCCGATGAACTCTGGACCGGATACTCGGTTTTGGAAACCTTCCCTTAGTGGCAATGTTACTTCTGCTCTTACCTTTGCTAATAGCTGCCATAAATTTCCTAAAGTGTCTTGGGGCAAATGGATTTGGGATGCGGCGATTCCTGTGAGAAGATCGTTAGTTTGTTGGCGGATTATTCACGGTCGTATCCCGACCATGGATTGCTTGATTCGACAAGGCCTGGTGGCGCCTAATGCTTGTCCGATTTGTTGGAACGACGCGAAGACGATTTCACACATTTTTTGGGAGTGTAGGGAGGTTCGACAGATCTGGGAGGTTTTTTTGGGTTGGTTTGGGCAGTCCGTGCTGTTGAATTGTTTAGATATCACAAGTTTCCTTGCCTTGGCTTGGAATGTCTCTTTCAGTTCACTGCTTCATCGTCTTTGGAAGGTGGGCATTATAAGTCTTCTTTGGATTATTTGGCAAAGTCGTAACAATGCTATCTTCGATGACAAGGCTTTCTCAAGGATTGGGGTTTTAGCGACGCTCAAAACTTTCTTCAAAGAGACAAATGGGGTTTCGAATCTTGGCTGCATGTCCAATGATTGGACGGATTATCTCATTATTCGAGCGGTGGGGGTCAAATCCAGATGTGCTCCACCCCCGGATTACATCTCggtgcattggtggcctccggaTATTAATTGGATGAAGGTTAACACCGATGGGTCGGCGACGGGGGCACCGGGATTAATCGCTGCTGGAGGTGTTTTTCGCGATCATACGGCTATAGTTTGCGGGTGTTTTCACATTAAGGGAGGCTCTGGTTTTGCTCTGGAAGCCGAGCTGTTGGCGGTGGTCACGGCAATCGCCATCGCTCGCTGTCGCGGTTGGAATCGCCTTTGGCTGGAGGCTGACTCCACCTATGTGGTGGATCTGCTCACGCGTCGCTCTTTGGACGTGCCTTGGAGATTTATGGCGTGCTGGAAAGAGACGCTTAAGCGTCTCACGGAGATGGAGTTACGGACTTCCCATATTTACCGGGAGGGGAACGCGGCTGCTGATCTTATGGCGCATCCGTCCCGGACGGAAGGTTGGTGGCCTGGGGTTATTGGTGACATACAAGAGGCTGTGGCGATGGACATGGCTACGCACAGTCACTGGCGCCGTGTCTAG